The sequence below is a genomic window from Massilia oculi.
TGCACCCCGCTCGCTACTGCTGAATCGTTCACACCAACCTTGCTTGCTTAAATCAAGCAGCTGGCTTGTTCTGGGCGACCAGACGAGCGACGGTTGGCGACAGTTGTGCGCCAACGCCTTGCCAGTGAGCCAGACGGTCAGCAGCGATACGCAGGCCAACTTCGGCGCCCGAAGCCATCGGGTTGTAGAAGCCGATGCGCTCGATGAAACGACCATCGCGACGGTTGCGCGAATCGGTTGCAACGATGTTGAAGAACGGACGCTTTTTAGCGCCACCACGAGCCAAACGAATAACGACCATAATATTTCCGAAAAAGTTGTTCTGGACGGAGAAAGTCGACGATTATAGCGCGCGACACCGAACAGCAGCAAGCGTTAATGACAACAGGGCCGACTTCACCAACTGTCGTCCCAGCACAATCAACCATTATCGCTGATTTTTCACCTCACCGCCACCGGCCAGCCGCCCAAATCCGCAGCTTGTCGCGTGAAACGTGCCATTCCTGCAAATCTCGACCATACTCTTGCTGTCCCGAACTAATGAACAACATGACATGGCCGCTACGCACAAGAACAAGACCGTCGCCACCCTGCTCGCCCTGCTGCTGGGCGGGCTTGGCGTCCACCGCTTCTACCTGAAGGGCGGCGCCGACCGGCTCGGGCTGCTGCACCTGTGCGCGCTCCCCATCACCGGCATCCTGTATGGCGCGGTCAAGCCGCACCCCTTCTACGTGATCCTGCCGCTGCTGGTGTCATTCATCGCCGGCTTCATCGAGGCGCTGGCGATCGGCCTCACGCCGGACGAGAAATGGGATGCGAAACACAACGCCGGCAGCGGCCGGCAATCGCAATCGAACTGGACCTTGCCGGTGCTGCTGGTGATCACGATGCTGGCCGGCGCCATCGTCCTGATCGGGACGATGGCGCGGCTGTTCGACCTGCTGTTGACGGGCGGGGCCTACGGTTAGAACTGGTCGACCTCGAGCGCCAGCACGCCGGCGGCGCCTTCCACGATCGCATGACGCAGGCCGGGCGCCTGCGACAGGATGTGGTCGGCATAGAAGCGCGCGGTAGCGATCTTGGCGCGGTAGAAGGCGGCATCGCCCTCGCCCGCGTCGAGCTTGCCCTGCGCCACCAATGCCGCGCGCGCCATCTGCCACCCGCCCAGCACGATGCCGGCCAGCTTCAGGTAAGTCACGCTGCCGGCGAACACGGCGCGCACGTCCGGTTTGACGTTGGCGACCACGTAATCGACCACCTGTTCCAGCGCGCTGGCGCCTTCGCCCAGGCTGCGCGCGATGGCGGCGCTGTCTTGTCCCTGCACCTCACCCAATTGCGCCTCGACCGCGCGGATCTGCGCGATCAGCGCCTTGGCCACCGCACCGCCATCGCGCACCGTCTTGCGGCCGACCAGATCGTTGGCCTGGATCGCCGTCGTACCCTCGTAGATGGTGAGGATCTTGGCGTCGCGGTAATGCTGGGCCGCGCCGGTTTCTTCAATAAAACCCATGCCGCCGTGCACCTGCACGCCGTCGCGCGCGACGTTTTCGCTCATCTCGGTCGACCAGCCCTTGATGACCGGGACCAGGTATTCGTACACGGCCAGATTGGCCTTGCGGGTTGCCTCATCCGGATGGTGATGCGCCAGGTCCGAGATGCCGGCGCCGACATAGGCCAGCGCACGCGCCGCCTCGGTCTGCGCGCGCATCGACATCAGCATGCGGCGCACGTCAGGATGGTTGATAATGGCCACCGGGCCGCTCGAGCCGGCCACGTCGCGCGACTGGATGCGGTCCTTCGCGAACGCCACCGCCTGCTGGTAGGCGTGTTCGGCCAGGCCGACGCCCTGCATGCCGACGCCGAAGCGGGCCGCGTTCATCATGATGAACATGTATTCCAGGCCGCGGTTCTCTTCGCCCACCAGGGTACCGATCGCGCCGCCGCCGTCGCCGAACTGCAGCACGGCGGTCGGGCTGGCCTTGATGCCCAGCTTGTGCTCGATCGACACGCAGTGCACGTCGTTGCGCGCCCCCAGCGAACCATCGTCGTTGATCAGGAATTTCGGCACGATGAACAGCGAGATGCCCTTCACGCCCGGCGGCGCATCCGGCGTCCTCGCCAGCACCAGGTGGACGATGTTCTCGGTCATGTCGTGATCGCCATAGGTGATGTAGATTTTGGTGCCGAAAATCTTATACGTGCCGTCGCCCTGCGGCTCGGCGCGGGTGCGCACAGCGGCCAGGTCGGAGCCGGCCTGCGGCTCGGTGAGATTCATGGTGCCGGTCCACTGGCCCGAGACCAGCGGCTCGAGGAAGCGCGCTTTCTGCGCATCGGAGCCGGCGGTGAGCAGCGCCTCGATGGCGCCGTCGGACAGCAGCGCGACCAGCGCGAATGCCAGGTTCGCGCCATGCAGCATTTCCATGCACGGCGTGGCCACCAGCTTGGGCAAGCCCTGGCCGCCGAACTCTTGCGGGTGCTGCACGCCCTGCCAGCCGGCATCGGCATAGGCGCGGAAGGCTTCCTTGAAGCCCTTCGTCGTCGTGACACTGCCATCCTTCCAGTAGCTCGGCTCCTTGTCGCCGGCATGGTTCAGCGGAGCGATCACTTCGCTGCAGAATTTCGCGTTTTCTTCCAGCACCGCTTCCACGGTGTCGGGCGTCGCGTCCTCGCAGCCGGGCAGCGCATTGACCTCG
It includes:
- the rpsP gene encoding 30S ribosomal protein S16, translating into MVVIRLARGGAKKRPFFNIVATDSRNRRDGRFIERIGFYNPMASGAEVGLRIAADRLAHWQGVGAQLSPTVARLVAQNKPAA
- a CDS encoding NINE protein: MAATHKNKTVATLLALLLGGLGVHRFYLKGGADRLGLLHLCALPITGILYGAVKPHPFYVILPLLVSFIAGFIEALAIGLTPDEKWDAKHNAGSGRQSQSNWTLPVLLVITMLAGAIVLIGTMARLFDLLLTGGAYG
- a CDS encoding acyl-CoA dehydrogenase, which encodes MSYNAPLKDMQFVLNELANLAEVNALPGCEDATPDTVEAVLEENAKFCSEVIAPLNHAGDKEPSYWKDGSVTTTKGFKEAFRAYADAGWQGVQHPQEFGGQGLPKLVATPCMEMLHGANLAFALVALLSDGAIEALLTAGSDAQKARFLEPLVSGQWTGTMNLTEPQAGSDLAAVRTRAEPQGDGTYKIFGTKIYITYGDHDMTENIVHLVLARTPDAPPGVKGISLFIVPKFLINDDGSLGARNDVHCVSIEHKLGIKASPTAVLQFGDGGGAIGTLVGEENRGLEYMFIMMNAARFGVGMQGVGLAEHAYQQAVAFAKDRIQSRDVAGSSGPVAIINHPDVRRMLMSMRAQTEAARALAYVGAGISDLAHHHPDEATRKANLAVYEYLVPVIKGWSTEMSENVARDGVQVHGGMGFIEETGAAQHYRDAKILTIYEGTTAIQANDLVGRKTVRDGGAVAKALIAQIRAVEAQLGEVQGQDSAAIARSLGEGASALEQVVDYVVANVKPDVRAVFAGSVTYLKLAGIVLGGWQMARAALVAQGKLDAGEGDAAFYRAKIATARFYADHILSQAPGLRHAIVEGAAGVLALEVDQF